The Corynebacterium suranareeae genome window below encodes:
- the mshC gene encoding cysteine--1-D-myo-inosityl 2-amino-2-deoxy-alpha-D-glucopyranoside ligase, whose translation MHSWPTPEIPALAGTPVPLELFDTADQEVRLVETPPSGSDVPVGMYVCGITPYDSTHLGHAATYLAFDLIYRILLDNDHDVHYVQNITDVDDPLFERAARDGVDWRELGTSQINLFRSDMEALSIIPPKDYIGAIESIDEVIEMVKTLLDEGAAYIVDDPEYPDVYASINATDKFGYESNYDAATMAEFFAERGGDPERPGKKNPMDALLWRAAREGEPSWESPFGPGRPGWHIECSAIATNRLGHTFDIQGGGSDLIFPHHEFSAAHAEAAHGVERMAKHYVHAGMISQDGVKMSKSLGNLEFVSRLTAAGHEPGAIRLGVFANHYRGNRDWNAESLSTAENRLATWRDAARHATNREEAIAVVDQLRKHLSADLDTPGVLAAIDAWAAGIDTSTPATEFTEVGNIVVAAIDALLGVQL comes from the coding sequence ATGCATTCTTGGCCTACCCCTGAAATACCTGCTCTGGCTGGCACCCCAGTGCCTTTGGAACTATTCGACACTGCAGATCAGGAAGTGCGCCTGGTTGAAACTCCACCAAGTGGCTCCGATGTACCAGTTGGAATGTATGTGTGTGGCATTACTCCGTACGATTCCACACACTTGGGGCATGCGGCGACATACCTTGCTTTTGATCTGATTTACCGCATTCTTCTGGACAATGATCACGATGTTCATTACGTACAGAACATCACTGACGTGGATGATCCTTTGTTTGAGCGCGCCGCTCGCGATGGCGTTGACTGGCGCGAATTAGGCACCAGCCAGATCAATTTATTCCGCAGCGACATGGAAGCATTGAGTATCATCCCGCCGAAGGACTACATCGGTGCGATCGAGTCCATCGATGAAGTAATTGAGATGGTAAAAACGCTTCTCGACGAGGGAGCCGCCTACATCGTGGATGACCCCGAATACCCAGATGTGTATGCATCAATCAACGCCACCGATAAATTTGGTTATGAATCAAATTATGATGCAGCCACGATGGCGGAATTTTTCGCAGAACGCGGTGGCGACCCAGAACGCCCCGGTAAGAAAAACCCCATGGATGCTCTCCTCTGGCGTGCAGCCCGTGAGGGTGAACCAAGTTGGGAATCACCATTTGGCCCTGGTCGCCCTGGTTGGCACATTGAGTGTTCAGCAATTGCTACCAACCGTTTGGGCCACACTTTTGACATCCAAGGTGGTGGCTCCGATCTAATCTTCCCTCACCATGAGTTTTCCGCAGCACATGCTGAAGCCGCACACGGTGTGGAACGAATGGCAAAGCACTATGTCCATGCAGGAATGATCTCCCAAGATGGCGTAAAAATGTCCAAATCACTGGGTAACCTGGAATTCGTATCAAGGCTTACTGCCGCAGGGCATGAGCCCGGCGCGATTCGACTAGGTGTATTTGCCAATCATTACCGGGGAAACCGTGATTGGAATGCTGAAAGCTTAAGCACTGCAGAAAATCGTCTTGCTACTTGGCGGGACGCTGCACGGCATGCCACCAATAGGGAAGAGGCAATCGCGGTGGTCGATCAGCTTCGAAAGCACCTTTCGGCTGACTTAGATACCCCTGGTGTACTGGCAGCGATCGATGCTTGGGCAGCAGGTATCGACACCTCGACCCCGGCCACGGAGTTCACGGAGGTAGGAAACATCGTGGTTGCAGCCATTGATGCACTGCTGGGCGTGCAGCTCTAG